The genomic window tgccttccaggcccccccgcctcccaccccttttggagcttgcctgatacagccaaccaccgttttaaaaactatctaaaatggtgggaaacttagctgttgactacttcagtgaatgatctggaaggtaataaattgttgtaaaacgtgtaaatttaaaaccggcgtttctcaatacttttggAAGggctggttttcccagactgggtcacaattatttTAATACTTCATTAAATGTATTTGTTATATCGTTGCTAGGAGACAAGCTGGTTACCATTAGTTACTATGACCACAGTGTGTTGGAGTTCACCAAGGAGGCATGCCATGTTGTTGTTGTCAACATGAACATCGAGGTGAGTTCTGATTGATTCGAAGTGTAATCATAACTAAACCATCCCATAGTTTAACATTCTACCAGAGTCTCCACTACATAAGAGTTACACCATCTCCATCCCAGCAAAATTGTTGTCCCACAATTGAAAGATGTTATGTTAGTAATAGTTCTCATTGTaggtctgtgtgtatgtatgtatctgtatgtatgtgtacactGTGCTGTATGTGTCCGTCTAGTTGTGTATGTCCTTATGTCCCtctgtatgtctgtgtgtctgtatttatgcatgtgtgttgtgtatatttGTCAATatctgtgtgttgtgtgtatctgtaatgtgtgtatgtgtttccGTCTGTATTATGTGTGTccgtttgtatgtgtgtgtatttctGTTGTGTGCacgtatatgtgtatatgtctgtgtgtctgtatttatgtgtgtatgtcttgTCTGCAGTGTGTGTTGTGTCTATGGCAATacatacatgtttgtgtgtatgtatcaatggcggatccaggatggggcatttggggcaaatgcccccccccccccccccccccctctcaccttgtggaagagccagccatacttgtgattaaaatactaaactttatgtcaggccaagatcagtttagctatgcaactcatgaaaatatgcacattttactagcacttATTACAGTTTCACCTGAAACGTAAGCAAACCAATGTCAAATTAGCTGTTAATTGTTATGCAGCACCTTCGtgagtactaagcgcctctaaaattaattatcgtgttgctgttgtttaagacgttTGGAGCCTTTTAGCAGCTTTTAAGATTTCACAACCATTTTCAaaggcaaaaatggcaaaaaaaatcatcagtgagacactactaagaggtgattatttgctgcttcaaaaatgcagcaactagtcAGAAAATCTGAATCTCTCCAACCACCtccaacttagcctgtttgtgcccctccccttactggctcctggatccgcccctgtgtatgtgtgtatgtactgtatgtatatgtgtctGTCTCTGGTTGTGTATGTCGTGtgtgtccatctgtgtgtgtagtgtagtatgtgtgtgtgtgtgtgtgtgtttgtgtgtgtgtgtgtttgtgtgtgtgtgtgtgtgtgtgtgtgtgtgtgtgtgtgtgtgtgcgtagcatgtgtgcgagtgtgtgtgtgtgtgtagcatgtgtgcgaatgtgtgtgtgtgtgcgtgcgtgtgagcTCTTCATCAGTTTCACCTATGAGACATGGCTCTTCCTCTTGTTGGTTACTAGACCTAGGATTAGCCTATTAGTCTGAGTAGTGTACAGGTTACCTTGACAACTGGGTAGGACTGTTGGTTGTGTGTGCAATAGTTCAGTCATATCTTAAACCAGATTATCCTGCTGATCATGTATAATGGTTTTTAGATGGATCTTGTGTCTACATTCATGGTAGTGAAGCTAATGCTTTTGGTTAGAAATTGTGTCATTGCTGATGCTAGTAATGTGGGTGTGTTTGTTGATAACCATGCTAAGGTCAGCATCATGTGACCTTACATGACATCACATGACCTCACACAGCCAATATAATGATATCCATGACAACAAACTAGCTGGAGTATGGATTAAGAACTATGCTAGTCCAATATTCCATAGTAATACCATACATCACGGCAAAGATGTTGGGTTCTTTATATTCCAAGATGGACAGGTAAATAACATGGGTAATCCCCCTGGTGATAAGGGATAACCCCTAATCCTCCCCCAGGGCATACTAGAAGACAATGACATCCACACAAACAGGATAGCTGGTATAGAGATCAAACAAGATGCTAATCCAATAGTGATGAAGTGTAGGATCCATCATGGTTGTACTGGTGGAGTGTATATACATGATAGGGTAAGTGTAACTGGTATTTGTGTATTTCATCtggtatttgtgtatttcttctaatatttgtgtatttcatcTGGTATTTGTGTATTTCATCTGGTATTTGTGTATTTCATTGTGTAGTTGTGTATTTGCTATAGGTACCACTTGAAAGGTAATGGCACCTACTCGTAGTGGTGTATAAAATAAGCGATCCTCAAAAGAAATAAATTGATTTATAAATACGCTTAATTTTAGTTCCGTGAGGCTAGGCTAGGCTTATGGCCTTTTTTGCTTGGAATGGATTCCAGTGAGATCTGGCAAGTTGATGCCATTAAGAAGTGATCATGATCACCACTTCATTGTGTTAATTATCACTCAGGTCTGTTTATCATTGGCTAACTGATAACAGTGATCTGAACATTGATTGCCGATCACCACTCATGACAGGTTCTTTACACTAAAGGATACTCATTATGgattcattagctatgtcatgAAGATCACTAACCATCTATCATTATAGATATTAGATACACCGTTATCACAAAGAAGGAGTAGAACAGTCTGCGGTAATAGTTTGTGTAGAAGTGTAAGCGAATATTAACATCATCCAGCTATTATCCTGGATCATCTCATGTTATATATAAAGCGTATTTTGTGTTTGCGGTGGTGTGTAAACAAGAGCCCATAAGCACTACAAGGCTTAGGTACTTTGAGAagattaaatgaacactgtaactacagtggcatGAAGTGATGAACACCAGCAAGTCACTTCCCCGTGTTTCAAATTCTAACcatgtgtttaattttgattgtggatttactcatgtgagtcatatatgtTCTGAtggaaaatttaatggtgaatcgaacagaacttgttgcaagatgataggagcaaccactatcgagttatggatcattttataaaaggTTTGCGTGTTTTCTTACCGAAAAGTTACTTATGTgcatggctagttttggcctcaccgtttagtgttagggtaaaaccctaggtatcattttaaatcctagttacatcacaagtagaatgacataattTGCATAGCCTAGGACAGATTctttgaaagttacagtgctttgtgcaaggcatatGTATTAAggttaaatccagttttctggattatgtgggtttaagggttaaagtgcAAAAGTGTCCCTTAGTACAATCTGACCTGGAAtaccaggacaccttgataatcagaacaATTTGACACTTTTGATCATTTCCAAGTTTACATTGGACTAACGTACTAAATACATCGAGGTTAATATTATGTGTTTTGCCttctgtttgtatgtgtgtattgtgtaggtGTCATGTGTATCATTATCACCAACTAATGATGACATGGAGTCTGAACTGAGACATCACTGTGCCTATAACATACCTGTAAGTAGTGTAGTGTAACACGTAACATTACATGGTAGTGATTTATGTATTACACATAtctatacagtggtccctccattatctgacCATCAATTATCAGAGTGTTCTGTTATCCGAACtgttaaagtgactgctctattagagtattttgcctaaagtgtatgttctattttaactgaactctacatAAATCTacgggcttcagttatctgaacttttccattatccaaacacacctagggagggaccactgtaatgGAGTATTGTGATAATACTCCAACTGTGATAATTATAAGGAAACGGGAAGAACAGGTTTTATTCAGCTTAGCAGTTCACATTGTGCTAGTATGTAGGCTGTTTATCTGTTTATAAACTTTGTAAGCTTACTAATTATGTGTCTGACAATATATCAACCACTGACTTAGGCTCTTTGAATTAAATCTGTACCACATGTAGCTCTGTTAGATACAGACATGCTGTTACTGCATATTGCCACTGCTCTCCCAAATCTATTGTTTACCCTTAGGATAAGGCTTAGCTTGTACCATAAAGATTACGGTGATATATTTCTAAGTGTGTTGTGTTTTTGTTCTCTTTACCTTTTACTGTAggcatacatacatgtagatgtgtacatatgtatgtatgtacggtatcactcaaatgtaacgtcgcaCTCATTCGTGTCGCTCGATTGCAAGTgacaggtgccacgccctttaattagcaattaaagggcgtggcacctgtttcctttgcgagtattcatcctggATGAATACTCGCGAAGGAAACAAGTGCCACGccttttaattagcaagttttttttaattactTGCAATCAAGCACAGTGCGAGTGAGTacaacgttacatttgagcagtacagtgtacaatataagggaaaattattgctcggacagaatggccaatcaaaagtaaatttgattggccatttatGAAATTacatggccataagatagaggtgtactaaCCTAGTGTGCAAAGTACACCCTGCAGTGTGAAGCACAaaccttctaggggggtctgagggcatgccccctcaggaaatttttgaaaaaggatcactctgagattgaatctgagaccactttcagctacttatcactgaactttatgcacatacattttacagagaattaattgtgtttattagtaatacatgtacaaatttgtgttgctgcatacatattttacaataaaaaactatgaatcaatgtattgtacagccagtttatagacttagctaggctaaatgctttgttacaagtggtgttgagtcagcacagattgaattatcaactagtaattgctaaagtttctctcgtgaatagcaatagatcaaaacttactctcgaactttccgtgtgcagaacacttttatcacgtgacctttccactttctccagccactgcatctctacagattataaccacgaaatggccatcttatacttaatatcgtacctccacttcgcaaacattactttcttttcttctcttggaaggcaccactcgtgtagtcagtgtagtgatcgcttcttcacaacatcgacagtaacccacaatcgataatttgGGTAAATACGAGGTGCGgtgctctagcttacgcatgcgcatcGAGTCGATGCTTCGACGGGATCGAGACTTCACGTAGTgattaaatagcttcggtaaggaaagttaacgatacgacaataataataactataatattacatgttataaagactaataataaagaattacagttgtaaaaaatttgatcggcacaaatggccgaccaacggctacattgatcggtcaacagcatcacttggtcggaaaatggccgagggccgactgttatattgtactctgcagTACCATATGTTCTTACAGTATATGTCCATGCAAaatcatgtgtgtgttgtaataatactatcatgtgtgtgttgtaataatactatcatgtgtgtgttgtaataatACTATCATGTGTGTAGacatttttcttttctttaacAGGCTATGGTGATGTTTCATGggaaagaaaaaaattaacatGATTTATTGGAAATCCTTAACAAACTTGCAACAGATGACAATCTTAGTGTTCGACAATCAATAGCCCATGGTATACATGAGGTATGTGTGTTTATCATCCTTGATCACTTAACATTACAAATACAGTCACAAATAGTGTACACATGTTAATAACTATTGTTACACCTCATTATTAAGGTCACCTCTAGTGACCATTATAGAGAAGTATATATAATATTTCACTACATGTAACCAATAGTCCATAATAACATTGTTACAGTAATAGAGTAGCTAGTGGTCACTTATCACTGGTTGTTATATTAGACTATATGTACTATAGCAAATGTTCTATATAGTAACTACTCTGTAACCTTCCACCTTTTGTAGCTTGTGAGAACCTGTGAAAGTCCTTAAACAATTTTATTGGGAGCTACTGTAGTTATGTACTGCTATGAGTTGTAATTCAACTATTGTAGGAGTTTCTATACCATCTTTAATAATATCATGTTAAGAATTAGTTTTTTGCTGTGCTGTACAAGAATGTACCAATTCCTTCATCTGGAAAAAAAGTACATTTTCCAAAAATAGATTGTCCTGTAGTAGCAATGTTTACATTATATAACATGGTCACTATTTTGAGGTAGTCAAAAAGGTTAAGTAACATTTTTCATGTTGTTGGTAGGAGTGTTAGGGATGTTACCTACGGGACTGTAACACTTGTTATATTGTTTGTCTCATTGTAGGTAGCAGCAATTCTCCGTTGTGATGCTATGAAGATTGCTCCACTTTATATCAAGTTGATGAAGGATAAGTCACTGACTACACTAGAAGGACTGATTGAACATCTTCCACAAGCTGTGCTTGAGTTTGCTAATGCAGCCAATTTGTCTGTAACTACAAAggtgtgtgtttgcgtgtgtagtgtgtgtgcgtgtgtgtgtgtgtgtgtgtgggtgcgtgcgtgtgtgtgtgtgtgagtgcgtgcatgggtgcgtgcgtgcgtgcgtgtgtgtgacaCGTTCCTGTCAGTTTACTGACGAGGAAGTTTTGTTCATTGTATAATATCATTCATATGTGGCCATTGATAATTGATGTTCTATTCCTTGTTACGACAGGCTCAGTCTATTTACAGTGTATCATATGTCATTGTGTATTATTGTAGTTATCACGTAAGACAACATTTATGGAGGAGGATCAGAAGAAAGAACAAGAGGAGAAATTATTACTCTTAGCAGTAAGTATTGTGTATAGgtgtactgtatagtgtatttttaatttttttaaatttatttattaatgctttacagcacaagtgctggacacctggtcctacagcctgctcaaagactttagctacataatttgtgtttgaaaagttggagaaagtgTAGTCCTTTAGAAGAACCAGGCCTGAAACATGCCTTCATATGTATAGACATTGTAATATTTTTTTCCTGCCATGCACCAGACCTCCCAGAATTACATCCATATTTGTTGTATACTTCAAACTCCATCATTGATAAAACCCCTTGATATGTTTTACTTCCCTTTCCCCTATGACCACCCCTTGTATTGTACACATATTGTATATGGTACTGATACTAGATGTGTGTTGTTATAGGAGGAACAAGAAGCAAAGGAACCAGATAACTCATCGAAGGGTAAACAATCTGCCACTAGTAAGGACAAACAGAAAAATCCTCCTACCAAACGTTTCACATGTAAGTGTCTTGAGTAAGattgtgtacagtgtgtgtgtgtgtgtgtattattttacaacatattctctaatagaacacacattatTTAGTTGAAtattatatgtacactgtatttagAAATTTAATGCATTGTTTTGAAGTTACTAAATATAATGAAAACCTGTAGCAGGGCTAACCTGTGGTCTTGTTTACTAATGAAAATGGCAAGGCCAAAACAAAAGGTCCTTACTATCAGCTGACTTTCTCGACAAGACAGGCATCATTAGTGTTGATCTAGAAATTGATACACCAATGTAATAGAATATTGCTGACACAACAAACTCAAAGGATGGATGTTAATATATATAGAAGCCATAGTTTGGCACTTGCTTTATTTGCTTTGTGTAGGGGAATTTTGTACAGTAGTTAGAATGAACCAACATTGCATGGTTTCTGTGCTATTTAGATGAGGTGTGCcacctaaaattctgccttaaaattatcctagagacatcttacatgatTACAATCACCTCAAAGAAATAATAATGTTGCCCCatcaacatcaaatacagcattaaaaaaagaaaacatttacaagtaaccggatatagaattttttctAAAATCAATGGAACTTGAATTTTGTCTGCCAACCCTTCATGCCCATAAAAAGATTAACAATAATCGAGTGCGGAGACCACTCCTCTTAATAATCTATTTACACGGTCACAATGACCACACTCCCTttttattggtctagctgtatttataatgctagcacagtgaaaTATGAAATATTGAAATATGAAATCGTGACCCACACCCTGGTtggtgatactctaatacagcagtcactctaatagaacagttacaagtgtatagctgtatgctatagcaaaaaacaaaaaacctAACCAGTATATCAATTAAAAAATAATGAATtatcaagcaataaaaagtagtgaaataaaagagatgaatgatggtattacagcatagaaGTAGCTTGGTGGGAATTTTCCTACTttagcattgaacaaaataattgttatattatactgatgtagggattttcccatcattcatctcttttttTCACTAtgttttatcacttggatctctacttcattttaaattaataatttttaatatattaactggggaagcattTGCTCAATTGGTATTGGGGCCATTGTGGAACTTTAGAGAGAgacctcctgtgggttactagtcctgtcccaggaAGATTTGCATATGTGCCTGAGTGATGTACAATCATCCCAATGTTAGGCAGCAATAGTTATCTTTTGTATGACTGCTTTAGGCTTTGGTCTAGGTTTGTATATGATACTGATATAACCTGGTCCTGCATTATGAGACGTGAAGTTTTAATTCTCTGTATAGTAAGCAGTTACATCTCTAGCAAGACTGTAGTGtgtactagaggtgtaccgataatcggatcggttattggaaaaaccatatatcgaCTGTATTTTTATATATTGGTATCAGATCGGCAGCACGattaaaaaagcagcagatacagatacgtgtatgtatttagaaatacatgctcatgtACAACAAATGATATATACAAATGCATTGAATTGCATTTTCCTGCAttacaatgttgttattactgcttcagtgtactgtcagctgttgttatagcaatactgctgccataaacaagctaaattagtccttcacaatcaaattctagtaaaaattgctacaaggTAGACATGCTGTGCTATATCAGATCAACTACgtttatcggcttgaaaatattatccaatatcaGCTATCGGAATATTGGCGAAATCTCATCGGTGCAACACTGGATACTACAATGTATATGTAGTTAACT from Dysidea avara chromosome 2, odDysAvar1.4, whole genome shotgun sequence includes these protein-coding regions:
- the LOC136247649 gene encoding uncharacterized protein, with the protein product MLVMWVCLLITMLSQYNDIHDNKLAGVWIKNYASPIFHSNTIHHGKDVGFFIFQDGQGILEDNDIHTNRIAGIEIKQDANPIVMKCRIHHGCTGGVYIHDRVSCVSLSPTNDDMESELRHHCAYNIPVAAILRCDAMKIAPLYIKLMKDKSLTTLEGLIEHLPQAVLEFANAANLSVTTKLSRKTTFMEEDQKKEQEEKLLLLAEEQEAKEPDNSSKGKQSATSKDKQKNPPTKRFTCIATVFNIDSNFRIKVSSQVLVT